The stretch of DNA TGATGGTCCAAAACAATAACACGATGGTTCCTGCACTAAATAAGGCGGAAGTCGAGTTAATTAAAATTGAATACTTACTACCATCTCCAAATGATAGTCCTGCCCACACTGCTCCAAACAACTGAAACAAAGCTGCTCCCGGTGCATGTGTAATTCCTAACTTTGCTGATGACACAATATACTCACCACAATCCCATAAACTTAGGTGGCGTTCCATGGTCATTAAATATACAATGGCTGCGATGGCGAACATCAGCCAACCAAGGATATTATTCCATTTTTTGAAATTTAAATCCATTTTTTCAATAAACTATCTTGCGAAATTAAGGTAAAAATATTGAAAATAATTTTAGAATAATTGTTTTGACAGATAATTTGATTAATTAATCTCTATGCTTTATATTTGCACTGCAAAAAGCAATGCCTTTAACAGACAAAATACTTCAAACGGGCTATACTTTTGACGATGTGTTATTAGTACCGGCTTACTCAGAGATTTTACCGAACCAAGTATCTCTACAAACACGTTTCACAGACAACATTACTTTAAATATTCCGATTGTTTCTGCAGCTATGGATACCGTATCTGAAGCTCGTTTAGCAATTGCCTTAGCGCGTGAGGGTGGACTATCTTTTATCCACAAAAACATGACAATCGAAGAACAAGCAAATGAGATTGACATGGTAAAACGTTCTGAAAACGGAATGATTTCTGATCCAATTACTTTAACAAGAAAACATACTTTACGTGATGCTGTTGCATTAATGGAAAAATATAAAATTTCTGGATTACCTGTAATTGAAGAAGATAGAACCTTAGTAGGAATCATCACGAATCGTGATATTCGTTACCAAGTCAATTTTGATCAATTAGTTGAAGAAGTAATGACAAAAGAAAACATCATCACTTCTGGAATTGATACAGACTTAAACAAAGCAAAATCTATTTTATCACAATATAGAATCGAAAAATTACCAATCGTTGACGAACACAACAAATTAATTGGTTTGATTACGATTAAAGATATCGACAACTTAACAGAATTCCCAAACGCATGTAAAGATTCATCTGGTCGTTTACGTGTTGGTGCTGGTGTTGGTGTTGGAGCTGATACTTTAGATCGCGTACAAGCTTTAGTAGCTAAAGGTGTAGACATCGTTGCTTTAGATTCTGCTCATGGGCACTCTGCTGGAGTTTTAAATAAAGTTGCAGAAGTACGTCATGCATTCCCTCATTTAGATATCGTTGGTGGAAATATCGTAACTGCCGATGCTGCAAAAGCGTTAATCGATGCTGGAGCAAATGCATTAAAAGTTGGTGTTGGACCAGGATCTATCTGTACAACTCGTGTTGTTGCAGGAGTTGGAGTTCCTCAATTATCAGCTATCCACGATGTTTATAACTACGCAAAAACAAGAAATGTTTCTGTTATTGGTGATGGAGGAATCAAATTATCTGGAGATATCGTAAAAGCTGTTGCTGCAGGTGCAAACTTAGTCATGTTAGGAAGTTTATTCGCTGGAACAGACGAAGCACCAGGTGAAGAAATTATTTTCCAAGGTCGTAAGTTTAAAGCTTACCAAGGTATGGGTTCTTTAGCTGCTATGAAACGTGGATCTAAAGATCGTTACTTCCAATCGGATGCAAAAAAATTAGTTCCAGAAGGAATCGAAGGTCGTGTTCCTCACAAAGGATCTATTTCTGAAGTTGTTTACCAATTATGTGGTGGATTAAGAGCAGGTATGGGATACTGTGGTACTCCTACTATCCAGGACTTAATCGAAAATGGAAAATTTGTAAAAATTACAGGTGCTGGATTAAATGAATCTCACCCACACGATGTGGTAATTACGAAAGAAGCGCCAAACTATTCGAACTAATCTTCGAATTATATGATAAATTAAAAATCCGTAGAATGATTTCTACGGATTTTTTTTATTTATTCAATTCGTTTACTAACTCAATTAAATCTTTTTCAGAATTAAAATTGTATTCTTCTAATAAATTATACATTTCATTATTCTTAGATCCTAAACTTTTAGCTAGTGTTTTCTTATTTTTTGGAAATTTATAAAATTTCCCCCCTGTTTCTAATAAATATTCAGCAGGCTTATTTTCAATTTCAAATGATGTATCTCTTTGTTTAATTTGAGTATTTAAACTGTTATTTTTTAAATATTTTATAGATCGTTTTAATAGTTTATAATTTACACCATCTGCTAATACATAAGCATACCCTTTTTTAGCTCCATCTGTAAAATCATATTCTATATACTTATAATTTGGACCTAAACCATTATTAAAATAAATAATTTGATTTGGTAATGGATCTAGATTAAAAATTTTGTTTTCCTTTTCAAATTCCATTTGATCAGTAACCGCATTGTATCTTAATTTTTCTGCAACTTTACCTATACCCTCAACTTCTACTGACATAAATTCCTCGCTATCAAATGGAGAACCAATTACATTTTCGTATTTACCATTATTCAGGAATTTAACTTTATTATTATAATTATCAGCCCAAAGTTCTATTTCTTTAGGGTTCTGAGCAAAAGCTAAATTTGTACAAAACAATACTATTAAAGATTTATATAGCTTCATAATATTCACATTTAAAACATTCATTTCTATAAATTTATGAATAAAAAAGGGAAGTTATTAAATAACCTCCCTTTTTTATTATATTATATTAATACTATGGCATCCACCATAATTTTCCATCAATTTTATCTTGACCACCATATGTAGTAACAGCTTCACTCCAATTAGAAGAGTTAAGTGTTTGTTCAGATAATGGATAAGCAATTCTAGATGGCATTCTTGTCATTCCATCAACTAAAGAAGTAAATGTATAAGTTGTACCATTTAAATCCTTAGTTTGAGCATTAGGGAATAATAAAATCGTATTGTTTGGATAACCAGTACGACGGAATTCTACCCATGCAGTTTGAGGTTGCATAAATAAGGCAATGTATTTTTGAGTTAATACATTTTCTTTGTTTGCTGCTGGTAATGCGGCTACATATGTAGCAATTTCCGAATCACTAACACCCCACTTACTTAAAGAAGCTTGAACTCCATTTAAATAATTAGCTTGAGCCCATCCATTATTTTCAGCCAATAAGAATTCAACTTCAGCATATTCCATTAAAACCTCTCCATAAGATGCTTTTAAGATATTAGATGAGAATGGCGAAAGTTTATTCACACTATTATTTGCTGTTAATAAAGATTGTGGTAATGCATATGGCATACCTTGATATTTAGAATAATCATCTGTTTCTGAGTAATTACCTGAACCAACGTTTGCTTTAGATGTACCAAAAGGAGCAGCCATTTTCTTTAAACGTGGATCTTTACCAAACGAACCAGTTTCTCCTTTTAATAATTTTACAAATTGATTATTAATAAAGAAATCATTACGTGGAGAAGCTCCAAAGAACTCTGCCCAGAAAGGTGAACCTTCTGCAGTTGAATTACCATAATGTTGTACTGCATTATCAGAATTCGATGTAAAAACACCTTTTGCAATAGCATCTTGTATTTCAGCTTGTGCAGCTGGATATACTCCTTTAATTTGATTAGCAATTCTTAATCTTAATGAATTCGCAAATTTTTTCCATTTTGCAGCATCACCATCATAAATTTTATCTCCATTTAATCCATTAGATTGAGAAACAAAAACTTGAGCATCTGCATCAATTTGAGCTTCAGCTTCTTTTAATTCTAATAAAATATTTTTAAAGATAACTTCTTGGCTTACATACTTTGGCTGAGGATATTTATCGATATTTAAAGCTTGAAAATCAGGATTATCCATATCACTATATGACCAATACGGAACATCACCAAAATAATTAGCTAATTCGGCAAACGAGTATGCTAACATTATACGAGAAACTCCAATCTGTGATTGTAAATCTCCATAATTAGCCATTTCTCCAGATGTTTCTGGATTAGTGCATAAATCAATAATAGTTTTAAAATTATGGATTGATCTATATACTTGATTCCATGCTTGATCGCCTGTTGTAGTTCTGTATAAAAACTTATCTTCTTCTACATAGTTTCTTTGAGCTGAATACTGCACCCATGGTAAAACCATACGACCAGAAACCCATCCATCTCTCGATTCATCCATTAATCTTTTTGTAGCCGCATTAAAAATTGTAAATGTAGGTACGACTTCTGGATTATTTGGATCAACATTCATTTCTTCAAATCCATTGTCACAAGACGACAATAAAAATGTTCCTAATAAAGCTGATAATATTATATTTTTATTTATTCTCATTTTTAATTGTATTAAAATTGTAATTTCAGGTTCATACCATAAGTTCTAGTAGAAGGTAATGAACCACCTTCAATTCCTTGAACGTTTCCACTTCCATAAGAAGCTTGTTCAGGATCAAAACCTTTTTTATCTAATCCCCAAGTAGCTAAATTTCTACCAAATGCAGATACTGTAACATTAGCAAATGGTCCTGCCCATTTTTTAGGGAAAGAATAAGATAATGTAACCTCTCTTAATTTAATATAATCAGCATCTAATACATTTTGCTTATCAACACCATAATAGAAGTTTTCAAAATATGGTAATGCTTCAGTAGTTTGTGTATTTTGTACATATCCTTGTCCATCCCACATTACACCTTCTAAAACTAATCCGTTTTCACGAACGTTATTAGCAGCTGTATCTTCTAACATACCTGAGTAATGTCCCCACATATGTGATGTAGAGAAGAATTTACCTCCTTTTTGAATATCAAGTAAAGCAGAAAGTGTTAAATTTTTATACGTAAACGTATTACGAATACCCATGTTATAATCTGGGATAATAGAACCTAAGTTTTTAACTTCTGATACTTCGTACTGACCATCTGACCCTACAATTTTATTTCCGTTTTCATCGTAAACAAAATCAGTTCCTCTAATTTGACCATAACTTTCTCCTTTCATTGCCCATAATTGTGCTTTAAAAGGTGCATTTGTTAATGAATAAGAATCCATTCCATCTGCAATTTTAGTTACTGTGTTATCATTTT from Faecalibacter sp. LW9 encodes:
- the guaB gene encoding IMP dehydrogenase; translated protein: MPLTDKILQTGYTFDDVLLVPAYSEILPNQVSLQTRFTDNITLNIPIVSAAMDTVSEARLAIALAREGGLSFIHKNMTIEEQANEIDMVKRSENGMISDPITLTRKHTLRDAVALMEKYKISGLPVIEEDRTLVGIITNRDIRYQVNFDQLVEEVMTKENIITSGIDTDLNKAKSILSQYRIEKLPIVDEHNKLIGLITIKDIDNLTEFPNACKDSSGRLRVGAGVGVGADTLDRVQALVAKGVDIVALDSAHGHSAGVLNKVAEVRHAFPHLDIVGGNIVTADAAKALIDAGANALKVGVGPGSICTTRVVAGVGVPQLSAIHDVYNYAKTRNVSVIGDGGIKLSGDIVKAVAAGANLVMLGSLFAGTDEAPGEEIIFQGRKFKAYQGMGSLAAMKRGSKDRYFQSDAKKLVPEGIEGRVPHKGSISEVVYQLCGGLRAGMGYCGTPTIQDLIENGKFVKITGAGLNESHPHDVVITKEAPNYSN
- a CDS encoding SusD/RagB family nutrient-binding outer membrane lipoprotein — translated: MRINKNIILSALLGTFLLSSCDNGFEEMNVDPNNPEVVPTFTIFNAATKRLMDESRDGWVSGRMVLPWVQYSAQRNYVEEDKFLYRTTTGDQAWNQVYRSIHNFKTIIDLCTNPETSGEMANYGDLQSQIGVSRIMLAYSFAELANYFGDVPYWSYSDMDNPDFQALNIDKYPQPKYVSQEVIFKNILLELKEAEAQIDADAQVFVSQSNGLNGDKIYDGDAAKWKKFANSLRLRIANQIKGVYPAAQAEIQDAIAKGVFTSNSDNAVQHYGNSTAEGSPFWAEFFGASPRNDFFINNQFVKLLKGETGSFGKDPRLKKMAAPFGTSKANVGSGNYSETDDYSKYQGMPYALPQSLLTANNSVNKLSPFSSNILKASYGEVLMEYAEVEFLLAENNGWAQANYLNGVQASLSKWGVSDSEIATYVAALPAANKENVLTQKYIALFMQPQTAWVEFRRTGYPNNTILLFPNAQTKDLNGTTYTFTSLVDGMTRMPSRIAYPLSEQTLNSSNWSEAVTTYGGQDKIDGKLWWMP